The Sorangiineae bacterium MSr11367 genome window below encodes:
- a CDS encoding efflux RND transporter periplasmic adaptor subunit — MHPFRAVAFLFALLLIGCHGRGEAKSKVTHERRPDGSLILSGESAAYVRVEPASPACLEHSRSLVAHVSYDERHVAKMGPPVGGRVAKINVVTGDTVKAGTVLLTIHAPDIASAQAAVSNSHSARLLAEKVAARAALLVKEGAGSEAEKQQADAALVQAQTEEQRATAALAALGGAHGTSDYALRSPIDGTVVERNVTVGTAVSADQETPLVTVADLATVWVLADVYERDLPQVHVGDATTVQMLAYPDRKLEGQITNVGEIVDPQTRSARARVELPNPDRSLRPGMFARVEVRGNTSAAAEVPTSALLARRDQFFVFLKNSDGSYGQHEVHIGEQHGEHTTIVSGIGSGDKVVTEGAILLDAESNEAL, encoded by the coding sequence ATGCATCCATTTCGAGCTGTCGCGTTCCTGTTCGCCTTGCTGCTCATCGGTTGCCATGGCCGTGGGGAGGCGAAGTCCAAAGTGACCCACGAGCGCCGCCCGGATGGCTCGCTCATCCTCTCGGGGGAGAGCGCGGCCTATGTCCGAGTGGAGCCTGCTTCTCCGGCGTGCCTCGAGCACTCGCGCTCGCTGGTCGCGCACGTGTCCTACGACGAGAGGCACGTTGCCAAGATGGGACCGCCGGTGGGCGGAAGGGTGGCGAAAATCAACGTGGTGACCGGCGATACGGTGAAGGCCGGCACCGTGCTGCTGACCATCCACGCGCCCGACATCGCCAGCGCGCAAGCGGCGGTGTCCAACTCGCACTCGGCGCGGCTGCTCGCGGAAAAGGTCGCGGCGCGCGCGGCGCTTCTCGTCAAGGAAGGGGCAGGTAGCGAGGCCGAGAAGCAACAGGCCGACGCGGCGCTGGTGCAAGCGCAGACGGAAGAGCAGCGCGCCACCGCCGCACTCGCAGCGCTGGGTGGTGCGCACGGCACGAGCGACTACGCGCTGCGCTCGCCCATCGATGGGACCGTGGTGGAGCGCAACGTGACCGTCGGTACCGCGGTGAGCGCGGACCAAGAAACGCCGCTGGTGACGGTGGCGGATCTCGCGACGGTGTGGGTGCTCGCCGATGTCTACGAGCGCGATCTTCCGCAGGTGCACGTCGGCGATGCCACGACGGTGCAAATGCTCGCATACCCCGATCGAAAGCTCGAAGGGCAGATTACCAACGTGGGCGAGATCGTCGATCCGCAAACGCGCTCGGCACGGGCGCGCGTGGAGCTCCCCAATCCGGATCGGTCGCTCCGCCCCGGCATGTTCGCCCGGGTGGAAGTGCGCGGCAACACCAGCGCCGCCGCGGAGGTGCCCACCAGTGCGCTGCTGGCGCGGCGGGACCAATTTTTCGTCTTTCTGAAGAACAGCGACGGTTCCTACGGCCAGCACGAAGTGCACATCGGCGAGCAGCACGGTGAGCATACGACCATCGTGTCCGGCATCGGATCCGGCGACAAAGTCGTCACGGAGGGGGCCATCTTGCTCGACGCCGAGAGCAACGAAGCGCTCTAG
- a CDS encoding CusA/CzcA family heavy metal efflux RND transporter, whose amino-acid sequence MIERIVEFALRQRAVIVVAAAIIGILGLFAFQRLPIEAYPDVADTWVQVITQWPGHAAEEVERQITIPAERVLNGVPKQVAVRSTSIAGLSVITLIFSDGTDSYFARQQVNERLAQASLPDGVSPTLGPLASPVGEILRYRLVNCQTTHTPECTDEDARIEPKSLNELKDLEEWVLERELAATPGVADVVSFGGTVKQFQVLVDPTQLAARNLTFEDVEKALAAANGNAGGGIVHFGRAALNVRGIGLLTPDQIGDVSIAVRDGTPVRVRHVATVKVGHQPRLGRVSVDADNDVVSATVLMRKGAQTDTVLAALHERIDEINRRILPRGVKMSPHNDRTELMDLTTHTVMKNLVEGIGLVTVVLFLFLGNTRAALIVAVTIPLSLLIAFILMDSAKIPANLLSIGAVDFGMIVDGSIVMVENVFRQLAEKQERGESYDLPLLVRAASREVARPVVFAIAIIVTAYLPIFTLERVEGKLFSPMAWTVAFALGGALVLAITLVPVLTSLLFTKRLKEFHNPLLELVRRSYLPALARALTRPRLVLVVAGVLILGDVIMARAIGSEFLPHLDEGSIWMRASMPSNISLEEAETLVDGVHTPARDMAGMREILGRYPEVRTLSAQIGRPDDGTDPTGFYNAEFLLVLHDKKSWRPEFHGDKDALIAAMNADLSVIPGVSFGFSQPISDNIEEAITGVKGQLAIKIVGDDLNALDDIADQMARAIRTVPGVVDLGVLRELGQSNVHVSIVRERAERYGMTVADVEDAVEKGIGGHGVGEIIEGERRHDLVVRYRSDVRDSVDAIRQLLIPVSGGNLVPLSQVADVTILGGASRIYRESNRRYIAIKFGVRERDLGGTVAEAQKRVANAVHLPPGYTATWGGEFESARRAGRRLAIVIPLTVAAVFILLFAMFRRPREALIILVNVLLTSPCGGMAALLATGTNFSVSSGVGFLALFGVSVQTGVILVSYIKEQRAEGMPLDEAIERAADLRLRPIMMTALVATLGLIPAAISTGIGSDSQKPLAIVVVGGLFSSLTLSLFVLPMLYKLFGPRDPLRSRY is encoded by the coding sequence ATGATTGAGCGCATCGTCGAATTCGCGCTGCGGCAGCGCGCGGTCATCGTGGTGGCGGCGGCCATCATCGGCATCCTGGGGCTCTTCGCCTTTCAGCGGCTGCCCATCGAGGCCTACCCCGACGTGGCCGATACATGGGTCCAGGTCATCACGCAGTGGCCGGGGCATGCTGCCGAGGAGGTGGAGCGGCAGATCACCATTCCGGCGGAACGCGTCCTCAACGGAGTGCCCAAGCAGGTCGCCGTGCGATCCACGTCGATTGCGGGGCTCAGCGTCATCACGCTCATCTTTTCGGACGGCACCGACAGCTACTTCGCGCGCCAGCAGGTGAACGAGCGCCTCGCGCAGGCCTCGCTGCCCGATGGTGTGTCCCCCACACTCGGACCGCTCGCCAGCCCCGTGGGTGAAATCCTGCGCTATCGGCTGGTGAATTGCCAGACCACGCACACCCCCGAGTGCACCGACGAGGATGCGCGGATCGAGCCCAAGTCGCTGAACGAGCTGAAGGACCTCGAAGAGTGGGTGCTCGAGCGCGAGCTGGCCGCCACCCCCGGGGTGGCCGACGTGGTGAGCTTCGGCGGCACGGTGAAGCAGTTCCAGGTGCTGGTCGATCCGACCCAGCTCGCCGCGCGCAACCTGACCTTCGAGGACGTGGAGAAGGCGCTGGCCGCGGCCAACGGCAACGCGGGCGGCGGCATCGTGCACTTCGGGCGGGCCGCGCTCAACGTGCGCGGCATCGGGCTGCTCACGCCGGACCAGATCGGCGACGTGTCGATCGCGGTGCGCGATGGAACGCCGGTGCGCGTCCGTCATGTGGCCACGGTCAAAGTGGGGCACCAGCCCCGGCTCGGGCGCGTCTCGGTGGACGCCGACAACGACGTCGTTTCGGCCACGGTGCTCATGCGCAAGGGCGCGCAGACCGACACGGTGCTCGCGGCGCTTCACGAGCGCATCGACGAGATCAACCGCCGCATCCTCCCGCGCGGCGTGAAAATGAGCCCGCACAACGACCGCACCGAGCTGATGGATCTCACCACCCACACGGTGATGAAGAACCTGGTCGAGGGCATCGGCCTGGTGACGGTGGTGCTCTTTCTCTTCCTGGGCAACACGCGCGCGGCGCTCATCGTGGCGGTGACCATCCCGCTGTCGCTTCTCATCGCGTTCATCTTGATGGACTCGGCGAAGATCCCCGCGAACCTGCTGTCCATCGGCGCCGTCGACTTCGGGATGATCGTGGACGGATCCATCGTCATGGTGGAAAACGTCTTTCGCCAGCTCGCGGAAAAGCAGGAGCGCGGCGAGTCCTACGATTTGCCGCTGCTCGTGCGCGCCGCGAGCCGCGAGGTGGCGCGCCCGGTGGTCTTCGCCATTGCCATCATCGTGACGGCGTACCTGCCGATCTTCACCTTGGAGCGGGTCGAGGGAAAGCTCTTCAGCCCGATGGCGTGGACGGTGGCCTTCGCCTTGGGCGGTGCGCTCGTGTTGGCCATCACCTTGGTGCCGGTGCTGACGTCGCTGCTCTTCACCAAGCGGCTGAAAGAGTTTCACAACCCGCTGCTGGAGCTGGTGCGCCGCTCGTACCTACCGGCGCTTGCGCGTGCACTCACGCGGCCGCGGCTCGTGCTGGTCGTTGCGGGGGTGCTCATCCTGGGTGACGTGATCATGGCGCGGGCCATCGGAAGCGAGTTCCTCCCGCACCTTGACGAGGGCTCCATCTGGATGCGCGCATCGATGCCGTCGAACATCTCGCTCGAGGAGGCCGAGACGCTCGTCGACGGTGTGCACACGCCGGCGCGCGACATGGCGGGCATGCGCGAGATCCTCGGGCGCTACCCGGAGGTGCGCACCTTGAGCGCACAGATCGGCCGCCCGGACGATGGCACCGATCCGACCGGCTTTTACAACGCGGAGTTCTTGCTCGTCCTCCACGACAAGAAATCGTGGCGCCCGGAATTTCACGGCGACAAAGATGCGCTGATCGCGGCGATGAACGCCGATCTGTCGGTGATCCCGGGGGTCAGCTTCGGCTTCTCGCAGCCCATTTCCGACAACATCGAGGAGGCCATCACCGGCGTCAAAGGGCAGCTTGCCATCAAGATCGTGGGCGACGATCTCAATGCGCTCGACGACATTGCCGACCAAATGGCCCGTGCGATTCGCACGGTGCCGGGCGTGGTGGACCTTGGCGTCTTGCGCGAACTCGGGCAGTCCAACGTGCACGTCTCCATCGTGCGCGAGCGCGCGGAGCGCTACGGCATGACGGTGGCCGACGTGGAGGACGCGGTCGAAAAGGGGATCGGCGGCCATGGCGTGGGCGAGATCATCGAGGGCGAACGACGCCACGATCTGGTGGTGCGCTACCGCTCCGACGTGCGCGACAGCGTCGACGCGATTCGGCAGCTTCTCATCCCGGTATCCGGCGGTAACCTCGTGCCGTTGTCGCAGGTCGCCGACGTGACCATTCTCGGCGGCGCTTCGCGCATCTACCGCGAGTCCAACCGGCGCTACATCGCCATCAAGTTCGGCGTGCGCGAGCGCGATCTCGGCGGCACCGTGGCCGAGGCGCAGAAGCGTGTCGCCAACGCCGTGCACCTTCCGCCGGGCTACACGGCGACGTGGGGCGGCGAGTTCGAAAGCGCCCGTCGCGCGGGCCGGCGCCTGGCCATCGTGATTCCGCTCACGGTGGCGGCCGTGTTCATTCTGCTCTTCGCGATGTTCCGGCGCCCGCGCGAGGCGCTCATCATCCTGGTGAACGTGCTGCTCACGTCACCGTGCGGCGGTATGGCCGCGCTTCTCGCCACGGGGACCAACTTTTCCGTGTCGTCCGGCGTGGGCTTCCTCGCGCTGTTCGGCGTCTCGGTGCAAACCGGCGTCATCCTCGTCTCGTACATCAAAGAGCAGCGCGCCGAGGGCATGCCTCTGGACGAAGCCATCGAACGCGCCGCCGACCTGCGCCTGCGGCCCATCATGATGACCGCGCTGGTGGCGACCCTCGGCTTGATCCCGGCGGCCATCAGCACGGGCATCGGTTCCGACTCGCAGAAGCCGCTCGCCATCGTGGTGGTGGGCGGCCTCTTCTCGTCGCTGACCTTGTCGCTCTTCGTGTTGCCGATGCTGTACAAGCTCTTCGGCCCCCGCGACCCACTGCGCTCGCGTTACTGA
- a CDS encoding aldo/keto reductase yields the protein MKTSLDTYRQLGESGLFVSPLCLGAMSFGEEWGWGANEADSIKIIDRYLEAGGNFIDTADVYTNGTSERFVGKALAGRRDEVVLATKASLNFRVKDPNAGGNSRKHLTRALDGSLERLGTDYIDLYWLHMHDGVTPLHETLRAVDDAVRAGKIRYIGLSNYPARKVVEWQLLARQHGLTPAIGAQYEYNLLTRGIEIEHSPAFAEFGIGQVPWGPLAQGVLSGKYTRENRRPSDTNRADGELTQKRLTEKAFDVLDVLGAVARELGETYARVALTWLRAQPTVVSPIVGTHKQAQLDDLIGSLAIDLGPAHLAKLEEASRAEYPYPFWATPLEFLNQKTRGGLNTVPWRQ from the coding sequence ATGAAAACCAGCCTGGATACGTACCGGCAGCTTGGTGAGAGCGGGCTGTTCGTGAGCCCGTTGTGCCTCGGGGCGATGAGCTTCGGGGAAGAATGGGGATGGGGGGCCAACGAGGCGGATTCGATCAAGATCATCGATCGCTACCTCGAGGCGGGCGGGAACTTCATCGACACGGCCGACGTGTACACCAACGGCACGAGCGAGCGCTTCGTCGGCAAAGCGCTCGCGGGACGCCGTGACGAGGTGGTGCTCGCGACCAAGGCATCACTGAACTTTCGCGTGAAAGATCCCAACGCAGGCGGCAACTCGCGCAAGCACCTGACGCGTGCGCTCGATGGAAGCCTGGAGCGGCTCGGTACCGATTACATCGACCTGTACTGGCTGCACATGCACGACGGCGTCACGCCGCTGCACGAGACGTTGCGCGCGGTCGACGATGCAGTGCGGGCGGGAAAGATCCGCTACATCGGGCTCTCGAATTACCCCGCGCGCAAGGTCGTCGAGTGGCAGCTGCTCGCGCGCCAGCACGGGCTCACGCCGGCGATCGGCGCGCAGTACGAGTACAACCTGCTCACCCGCGGCATCGAGATCGAGCACTCGCCGGCGTTCGCGGAGTTCGGCATTGGGCAAGTGCCCTGGGGACCGCTCGCGCAGGGGGTGCTCAGCGGAAAATACACGCGCGAGAACCGCCGCCCGAGCGATACGAACCGCGCCGACGGCGAGCTCACGCAAAAGCGGCTCACCGAGAAGGCGTTCGACGTGCTGGACGTGCTGGGCGCCGTCGCACGCGAGCTCGGTGAGACCTACGCGCGGGTCGCGCTCACGTGGCTCCGCGCGCAGCCGACGGTGGTCTCGCCCATCGTGGGGACGCACAAGCAAGCGCAGCTCGACGACCTCATTGGGTCGCTCGCCATCGACCTCGGACCGGCGCACTTGGCCAAGTTGGAGGAGGCGAGCCGCGCGGAGTACCCCTACCCCTTCTGGGCGACGCCGCTCGAGTTCCTCAACCAGAAGACACGCGGCGGCTTGAACACCGTCCCTTGGCGTCAGTAA
- a CDS encoding dynamin family protein: MTTTQGDSMDDALGQFQKRQNEVTGALEELSDLARSLGAKSLNERIGRDLVRKLAEDRFHLVVVGEFNHGKSTFVNALLGHAALPVGVTPTTAAIHHLRYADQPEATVVFSNGRRESFPFEQVRRFSVGGDSHPDEVDFLEVGYPAPLLKERILLVDTPGVNDLSLQRADITYSYIPRADAVLFLLDAGQILKESERVFLQDKLLKASRDKIVFVITKWDLLNKDEQGEALGYAKEQLARLIKDPVVFPVSAEESLVRAEKGETGPESSGMPELVTHLTRFLAEERGRILLDNALGEGLNVVKLLQKGIDARARAIAMKSEDLARRIETLTKDLQGQAGTIEQRRVQIKEEVAGIKASARKDLERFVDDVIRQLPNVVDSAKGEDLKQYLPSFLSDTFQRWAEAETKEIATALEALAEKTVALVKDDAHESAKRIAETMGTGEVKRLDVQVDTFRYDMGIAALFTVGIGVMFANVLLGGLLALAAPILALALRGRFEGEYRKKALEQAPEVLRAAAAKVGPKIDEMVDDFAQKLDTWVVTAGEELHREVLEVLKSTEDARKSGLKDEAATKKDVEEQNARLGAAETRITTMRAELWAPAPAKEPDADRVRVADSDLN; encoded by the coding sequence ATGACGACCACGCAAGGAGACTCGATGGACGACGCACTCGGGCAGTTCCAAAAGAGGCAAAACGAAGTCACCGGTGCTCTGGAAGAACTGAGCGACCTTGCGCGCTCCCTGGGCGCGAAAAGCCTGAACGAGCGCATCGGGCGCGACCTGGTGCGCAAGCTCGCCGAAGATCGCTTTCACCTTGTCGTCGTGGGTGAGTTCAACCACGGCAAATCGACCTTCGTGAATGCGCTCCTCGGGCATGCGGCGCTGCCGGTGGGTGTCACGCCGACGACGGCGGCGATTCACCACTTGCGCTATGCGGACCAGCCGGAGGCCACCGTGGTCTTCAGCAACGGCCGCCGCGAATCGTTTCCCTTCGAGCAGGTGCGGCGGTTTTCAGTCGGGGGCGATTCGCATCCCGACGAGGTCGACTTCCTCGAGGTGGGCTACCCGGCGCCGCTCCTCAAAGAGCGCATTTTGCTGGTGGACACACCAGGCGTGAACGATCTGTCGCTACAACGCGCGGACATCACCTACAGCTACATCCCGCGCGCGGACGCGGTGTTGTTCCTCTTGGACGCGGGGCAAATCCTCAAGGAAAGCGAGAGGGTGTTCCTGCAGGACAAGCTGCTCAAGGCCTCGCGGGACAAGATCGTCTTCGTCATTACGAAGTGGGATCTGCTCAACAAAGACGAACAGGGCGAAGCGCTCGGGTACGCGAAAGAGCAACTCGCGAGGTTGATCAAGGACCCGGTGGTCTTTCCGGTCAGCGCGGAGGAGTCGCTCGTACGCGCCGAGAAAGGTGAAACGGGGCCCGAAAGCAGCGGCATGCCCGAGCTGGTGACGCACCTGACCCGGTTCTTGGCCGAGGAGCGCGGGCGCATCCTTCTCGACAACGCGTTGGGCGAAGGGCTCAACGTGGTGAAGCTGCTGCAAAAGGGCATCGACGCACGCGCGCGGGCCATCGCCATGAAGAGCGAGGACCTCGCACGGCGCATCGAGACGCTCACGAAGGATCTGCAAGGCCAAGCCGGGACCATCGAGCAGCGGAGGGTGCAGATCAAGGAGGAGGTCGCCGGCATCAAGGCGTCGGCGCGCAAAGATCTGGAGCGGTTCGTCGACGACGTGATCCGCCAGCTTCCCAACGTGGTGGACAGCGCCAAGGGCGAGGATCTGAAGCAGTATCTGCCCTCGTTCCTGTCGGACACGTTCCAACGCTGGGCCGAGGCGGAGACGAAGGAGATCGCGACGGCGCTCGAGGCGCTGGCGGAGAAGACTGTGGCGCTCGTGAAGGACGATGCCCACGAGAGCGCCAAGCGCATCGCGGAGACCATGGGCACGGGCGAGGTGAAGAGGCTCGACGTGCAGGTCGACACGTTCCGCTACGACATGGGCATCGCGGCGCTGTTCACCGTGGGCATCGGCGTGATGTTCGCCAACGTGCTTCTCGGTGGGCTCCTGGCGCTGGCCGCGCCCATCTTGGCCCTGGCGCTGCGCGGGCGGTTCGAGGGTGAGTACCGCAAGAAGGCGCTGGAGCAAGCGCCCGAGGTGCTGCGTGCGGCCGCCGCGAAGGTGGGCCCGAAGATCGACGAGATGGTGGACGACTTCGCGCAGAAGCTGGACACCTGGGTCGTCACCGCGGGCGAGGAGCTCCACCGCGAGGTGCTCGAGGTTCTCAAGAGCACCGAGGATGCGCGCAAAAGCGGCTTGAAGGACGAGGCGGCCACGAAGAAAGACGTGGAGGAGCAGAACGCACGCCTCGGCGCCGCGGAAACGCGCATCACGACGATGCGCGCCGAGCTATGGGCACCGGCGCCAGCCAAGGAGCCCGACGCCGACCGCGTGCGCGTCGCCGATAGCGATTTGAATTGA
- a CDS encoding M48 family metallopeptidase → MAQLPELDFKAYVEKKRAERAGGGPETTGHEYAYISDRQTRAAFERMKAVELAVQSTVRVFKQVGKGQLLGNAVKVSERQFPRIGRIVQSCADTLHITAPTVYIVNSPVLNAATYGTNDDAFIMVHSALIDHYTDDELLTVIGHECGHIHNQHVVYLTALHYLTHAAGALLRVVGWALEPALIALRAWSRRAEITSDRAGMLCGKSDAVAARALTKLALGSKKLYEEFNLDAFLEQYEEGKNDTVGRYMEVFATHPWLPKRVLAMRVFAESELYRKAAGLGTDGIAMSEVDDRVLALLKGDA, encoded by the coding sequence ATGGCCCAACTACCCGAGCTCGATTTCAAGGCCTACGTCGAAAAGAAAAGAGCGGAGCGTGCGGGCGGGGGGCCGGAGACGACGGGGCATGAATATGCCTACATCTCCGATCGTCAGACGCGCGCGGCGTTCGAGAGGATGAAGGCGGTCGAACTCGCAGTGCAAAGCACCGTTCGCGTCTTCAAGCAGGTCGGCAAGGGACAGCTCCTCGGAAACGCGGTCAAGGTTTCCGAGCGGCAGTTCCCGCGCATCGGCCGCATCGTTCAGAGCTGCGCCGACACGCTGCACATCACCGCGCCCACCGTCTACATCGTCAACAGCCCCGTGCTGAACGCCGCCACCTACGGCACGAACGACGATGCCTTCATCATGGTGCACTCGGCACTCATCGATCATTACACCGACGACGAGCTGCTCACCGTCATCGGCCACGAGTGCGGGCACATTCACAACCAGCACGTGGTCTACCTCACGGCGCTGCATTACCTGACGCACGCGGCGGGCGCGCTTCTCCGCGTGGTGGGCTGGGCGCTCGAACCGGCGCTCATCGCATTGCGAGCGTGGTCGCGCCGCGCGGAAATCACCAGCGACCGCGCGGGCATGCTCTGCGGCAAGAGCGACGCCGTCGCCGCCCGCGCACTGACCAAGCTGGCCCTCGGTTCGAAGAAGCTCTACGAGGAGTTCAACCTCGACGCCTTCCTGGAGCAGTACGAAGAGGGCAAAAACGACACCGTCGGCCGCTACATGGAGGTGTTCGCCACACACCCTTGGCTGCCCAAGCGCGTGCTGGCGATGCGCGTGTTCGCCGAGAGTGAGCTGTATCGGAAGGCCGCGGGCCTGGGCACGGACGGCATCGCCATGAGCGAGGTCGACGATCGCGTGCTTGCCCTCCTCAAGGGAGACGCCTGA
- a CDS encoding peroxiredoxin, with protein sequence MLSEGDKAPNFKLESDLGKSFELKDFKGQILVLYFYPKDNTPGCTREAQAFNDAAKKFAKAGAQVVGVSKDSVKSHGNFREKYGLSFPLLSDPELTLHNAFGAYGEKNMYGKKVMGTIRSTFIIDGKGKIVRAFPNVKVDGHAEAVLDAIKQLK encoded by the coding sequence ATGCTTAGCGAAGGCGACAAAGCTCCCAATTTCAAGCTCGAGAGCGATCTCGGCAAATCTTTCGAGCTGAAGGACTTCAAAGGACAGATCCTCGTCCTCTACTTCTACCCGAAGGATAACACCCCCGGCTGCACTCGCGAGGCACAAGCCTTCAACGATGCCGCCAAGAAATTCGCGAAGGCGGGGGCGCAGGTGGTGGGCGTCTCCAAGGACTCGGTGAAGAGCCATGGCAACTTCCGCGAAAAATACGGGCTCAGCTTCCCGTTGTTGAGCGATCCAGAGCTGACCTTGCACAACGCCTTTGGCGCGTACGGCGAGAAGAACATGTACGGCAAGAAGGTGATGGGCACCATCCGAAGCACCTTCATCATCGATGGGAAAGGCAAGATCGTTCGCGCCTTCCCCAACGTAAAGGTCGATGGTCACGCCGAAGCCGTACTCGACGCGATCAAGCAACTCAAATAA
- a CDS encoding gliding motility protein, with protein sequence MQLNFAAREVTIKLVYYGPALSGKTTNLRALHGLTATESRGRLMTLETRDDRTLFFDMLPLVFQTPLGLSLRVKVFTVPGQVIHGSTRRLVLQGADGVAFIADSQLTETENNAASFLDLRSNMKDLGVRLRETPLVIQFNKRDLGSIRSDTEIVDLARRGREPVFKASAVNGDGVLESFFGLLSLTWSKLDSEHQLARTLGIEASAFMPLAAQQLGYSGNVQTLLSACVGGSLDFPRSEPRP encoded by the coding sequence GTGCAGCTCAATTTCGCCGCCCGTGAGGTCACCATCAAGCTCGTCTACTACGGTCCCGCTCTCAGCGGGAAGACGACGAACCTCCGCGCGCTCCATGGGCTGACGGCCACCGAGAGCCGCGGGCGGCTGATGACCCTGGAAACGCGCGACGATCGCACCCTGTTTTTCGACATGCTCCCGCTCGTTTTCCAGACACCGTTGGGTCTCAGCTTGCGGGTCAAAGTCTTTACGGTTCCGGGGCAGGTGATCCACGGCTCGACGCGCCGCTTGGTGCTGCAGGGGGCCGACGGCGTGGCGTTCATCGCCGATTCTCAACTGACCGAAACGGAGAACAACGCGGCTTCATTCCTCGATCTTCGTTCCAACATGAAGGACCTCGGCGTGCGCCTTCGTGAAACGCCGCTGGTCATCCAGTTCAACAAGCGCGACCTGGGAAGCATTCGCTCCGACACGGAAATCGTCGATCTGGCCCGCCGCGGGCGTGAACCCGTCTTCAAGGCCTCCGCGGTGAACGGGGACGGGGTGCTGGAGTCGTTCTTCGGGCTCCTCAGTTTGACGTGGTCGAAGCTCGATTCGGAGCACCAGCTGGCGCGCACCCTGGGGATCGAGGCCAGCGCCTTCATGCCCCTGGCCGCGCAGCAGCTCGGTTACAGTGGAAATGTGCAGACGTTGCTGTCCGCGTGCGTGGGCGGCTCGCTGGATTTCCCGCGATCGGAGCCCCGGCCATGA
- a CDS encoding ATP-binding protein produces the protein MSAPSPRDTKIELPESEEGPPTSRDPLLPLASTPDLASSAERDAASLTNVAALLPGVPLTLGKGLILDTVPPKPREDDGDGVHLEELVARESLAELCTSFFGLFGIPVRIFSSEGVLLADASREHEICAYLGSLPRAGALCAGTVSAAKSLDPESGRRAMGVTHACFSGNAYRIVGIDYEGRRIGRLILGPYLPSGVTEVPPSLLHADPDVSPTRARALLNKVPRAKEETVTRMAHHLKCALDLVLWSGHKAMLTSQMHLASVRESYRELEEKTRRLQDAYDRLRELDRLKSSFLATVSHELRTPLTSIIGYSEMLTEGIAGELGQEQKEFVVTIHDKGEQLLALITSLLDLSKLESGSLNIHLVPASVKGLFEAVVSTLSPSARRKSIELAIEVEPDVRELKADAERLRQVFVNLVDNAIKFTPEGGKVRLLARNLGVDSRDPDVTGFALLAPAQMRVELRVIDTGIGVPASERTRVFDAFYQVDSSSTREYGGTGLGLSIVKRLVDAHGGTIHIEDNVPQGTVFVVRLPSVASGGDSTDDLGSSR, from the coding sequence ATGAGCGCGCCGTCGCCGCGGGACACGAAGATCGAGTTGCCCGAGTCGGAAGAGGGACCGCCCACGTCGCGCGATCCGCTGCTGCCGCTGGCCTCGACGCCCGACTTGGCGTCATCCGCCGAACGCGACGCGGCGTCGCTCACCAACGTGGCCGCGCTGCTGCCGGGGGTGCCGCTGACATTGGGCAAAGGACTCATCCTCGATACGGTGCCGCCGAAGCCACGCGAGGACGACGGCGACGGTGTGCACCTCGAGGAGCTGGTGGCGCGCGAGAGCCTGGCGGAGCTGTGCACCAGCTTTTTCGGGTTGTTCGGCATCCCGGTGCGCATCTTTTCGAGCGAAGGCGTGCTGCTCGCCGACGCCTCGCGCGAGCACGAGATCTGCGCGTACCTCGGTTCGCTGCCGCGCGCGGGGGCGCTTTGTGCGGGCACGGTGAGCGCGGCCAAGTCGCTCGATCCCGAGTCCGGGCGCCGGGCCATGGGCGTGACGCACGCGTGCTTCAGCGGCAATGCGTACCGCATCGTGGGCATCGACTACGAGGGCCGGCGCATCGGCCGCTTGATCCTCGGGCCGTACCTGCCCTCGGGGGTGACGGAGGTGCCGCCGTCGCTGCTGCACGCGGACCCCGACGTGTCCCCGACGCGGGCGCGCGCCCTGCTCAACAAGGTGCCGCGCGCCAAGGAGGAGACGGTCACGCGGATGGCGCACCATCTCAAGTGCGCGCTCGATCTGGTGCTCTGGAGCGGCCACAAAGCGATGCTCACCAGCCAAATGCACCTGGCCAGCGTGCGCGAGAGCTACCGCGAGCTCGAGGAAAAGACGCGTCGGCTGCAAGACGCCTACGACCGGCTGCGCGAGCTCGACCGGCTCAAGTCGAGCTTCCTCGCCACGGTGAGCCACGAGCTGCGCACTCCGCTGACGAGCATCATCGGCTACAGCGAGATGCTCACCGAGGGCATCGCCGGCGAACTGGGGCAGGAGCAAAAGGAGTTCGTGGTCACCATCCACGACAAGGGCGAGCAGCTTCTCGCGCTCATCACCAGCTTGCTCGATCTGTCCAAGCTGGAGAGCGGCTCGCTGAACATTCACCTGGTGCCGGCATCGGTGAAGGGCCTTTTCGAGGCGGTGGTGTCCACGCTTTCACCGTCCGCGCGGCGCAAGTCGATCGAACTGGCCATCGAGGTGGAGCCGGACGTGCGCGAGCTCAAGGCGGACGCCGAGCGGCTGCGGCAGGTGTTCGTCAACCTGGTCGACAACGCCATCAAGTTCACCCCGGAGGGCGGTAAGGTGCGCCTTCTGGCGCGCAATCTGGGCGTGGACTCGCGCGATCCCGACGTGACCGGCTTTGCGCTGCTGGCGCCGGCGCAGATGCGGGTGGAGCTGCGCGTGATCGACACGGGCATCGGTGTGCCGGCCTCGGAGCGAACGCGCGTGTTCGATGCCTTTTACCAGGTCGACTCGTCGTCGACGCGCGAGTACGGCGGCACGGGGCTGGGCCTATCGATCGTGAAACGGCTGGTCGATGCCCACGGGGGGACGATTCACATCGAGGACAACGTTCCACAGGGTACGGTGTTCGTGGTGCGTCTTCCGTCGGTGGCGAGCGGC